The Chryseolinea soli genome contains a region encoding:
- a CDS encoding GMC family oxidoreductase encodes MPEFQIKKTQKAYDVCIVGSGAGGGMAAYVLANAGIKVVLLEAGPLYDPAKNVTQLKWPWESPRRGASTPLRNFGDFDAAYGGWELEGEPYTHKNGTEFDWFRSRMVGGRTNHWGRISLRFGPKDFKHRSHDGLGDDWPIGYEDVAPFYDKVDKLVGVFGSVENLPNEPDGIFLPPPKPRLHELFIKEGAKKMNIPVIPSRLSILTKAINKERGQCFYCSQCNRGCTVHADFSSSSVLVKPAIATGNVDIIPNAMVREVLTNDEGKATGVSFVNKDDKQEYSVTAKVVILAASACESARLMLNSKSSRHPNGLSNSSDVVGRYLHDSTGADMGGIIPKLIGRKRYNEDGVGGMHVYTPWWLDNKKLDFARGYHIEYYGGMGMPGYGFGFGIQGTNGKYPGRDGKVKDAGGYGASLKDDYRYFYGAAFGMSGRGEAIALRDNYCEIDPNTVDKYGIPVLRFHYKWSDHEIKQAKHMKETFAEIIHNSGGVVTWGNDGTKENQYGLEAPGRIIHEVGTTRMGNDPKNSALNKYNQAHECKNLFVVDGGPFVSQADKNPTWTILALSMRASEYIIDELKKQNL; translated from the coding sequence ATGCCCGAATTTCAAATCAAGAAAACTCAGAAGGCCTACGACGTGTGTATCGTAGGTTCCGGTGCCGGCGGCGGAATGGCTGCTTATGTGTTGGCGAATGCCGGAATTAAAGTGGTGTTGCTGGAAGCTGGCCCCCTCTATGACCCTGCAAAAAATGTTACCCAACTCAAATGGCCCTGGGAGTCGCCCCGCCGCGGTGCGAGCACCCCCCTGCGCAATTTCGGTGACTTCGATGCGGCCTATGGCGGATGGGAACTGGAAGGCGAGCCCTACACCCACAAGAATGGCACCGAGTTCGACTGGTTCCGTTCGCGCATGGTGGGCGGCCGCACCAACCACTGGGGCAGAATTTCATTGCGCTTTGGCCCCAAAGATTTCAAACACCGCAGCCATGATGGTCTCGGCGACGACTGGCCGATCGGCTACGAAGATGTGGCCCCCTTTTACGACAAAGTAGATAAACTGGTGGGCGTGTTCGGCTCGGTAGAAAACCTGCCCAACGAACCCGACGGCATCTTCCTGCCCCCGCCCAAACCGCGTCTCCACGAGCTCTTCATCAAAGAAGGCGCGAAGAAAATGAATATCCCCGTGATCCCTTCACGGCTCTCCATCCTCACCAAGGCCATCAACAAAGAAAGAGGACAGTGTTTCTACTGCAGCCAGTGTAACCGCGGCTGTACGGTGCACGCCGACTTTTCCTCCTCTTCGGTATTGGTGAAACCGGCCATTGCCACAGGCAATGTCGATATCATCCCCAACGCCATGGTGCGCGAAGTGCTCACCAACGACGAGGGTAAAGCAACCGGTGTTTCGTTTGTGAACAAAGACGACAAACAAGAATATTCCGTGACGGCAAAGGTCGTGATCCTGGCGGCCAGCGCTTGCGAATCGGCACGTTTGATGTTGAATTCCAAGTCGTCGCGTCACCCCAACGGCCTCTCCAATTCCAGCGACGTCGTGGGTCGTTACCTGCACGACTCTACCGGAGCCGACATGGGCGGTATCATCCCTAAACTGATCGGCCGGAAGCGCTACAACGAAGACGGGGTTGGCGGTATGCACGTATACACCCCGTGGTGGCTCGACAACAAGAAACTGGACTTCGCCCGCGGCTATCACATCGAATACTACGGCGGCATGGGCATGCCGGGCTATGGCTTTGGATTTGGTATCCAAGGCACGAACGGCAAATACCCCGGCCGTGACGGCAAGGTGAAAGATGCTGGTGGCTATGGCGCTTCGCTGAAAGATGACTACCGCTACTTCTACGGCGCCGCCTTCGGCATGTCGGGACGCGGCGAGGCCATTGCCTTGCGCGACAACTATTGCGAGATCGATCCGAACACCGTCGATAAATACGGTATCCCCGTGTTGCGCTTCCATTACAAGTGGAGCGACCACGAGATCAAACAGGCCAAGCACATGAAGGAAACCTTTGCGGAGATCATCCACAATTCCGGTGGCGTGGTGACCTGGGGGAACGATGGCACCAAGGAAAATCAATATGGCCTCGAAGCACCCGGTCGCATCATCCACGAAGTGGGCACCACCCGCATGGGCAACGACCCGAAAAATTCGGCCCTGAACAAATACAACCAGGCGCACGAATGCAAGAACCTGTTTGTGGTGGACGGCGGACCGTTTGTGTCGCAAGCCGACAAGAACCCGACCTGGACCATTCTGGCCCTCTCCATGCGTGCATCGGAATACATTATCGACGAACTGAAAAAACAAAATCTATAA
- a CDS encoding gluconate 2-dehydrogenase subunit 3 family protein, translating into MDRRKYLKTLAVGSVGAGVLLEACNTDKKPETTATAPAATELKYDRNAAEVEREAKLKAETFFDAHEMKTITVLADIIIPKDATSGSASEAGVPDFIAFIVKDMPRYQTPLRGGLKWLDLQCMNRFNADFASCTPQQQIELVDLIAYPEKAKPEHQQGVAFFNTMRDLTATGFFTSKMGITDLGYVGNQPNQWNGVPQDVLDQYGLKYDERTLEISVKFDA; encoded by the coding sequence ATGGACAGAAGAAAATATTTAAAAACACTTGCCGTAGGATCCGTTGGCGCCGGCGTGTTGCTCGAAGCTTGTAACACAGACAAGAAGCCCGAAACTACCGCAACAGCTCCCGCAGCAACGGAGTTGAAATACGATCGCAATGCAGCCGAAGTGGAACGCGAGGCCAAACTTAAGGCCGAGACCTTCTTCGACGCGCATGAAATGAAAACCATCACCGTGCTGGCAGACATCATCATCCCCAAGGATGCCACCTCGGGCAGCGCCAGCGAGGCAGGTGTGCCGGACTTTATCGCCTTTATTGTAAAAGATATGCCGCGCTATCAAACGCCGTTGCGCGGCGGTCTGAAATGGCTGGACCTACAGTGCATGAACCGCTTCAATGCCGACTTCGCCTCTTGCACACCGCAGCAGCAGATCGAATTGGTGGACCTCATCGCCTATCCCGAAAAAGCAAAACCCGAACACCAACAGGGCGTGGCTTTCTTCAACACGATGCGCGATCTGACAGCCACCGGATTCTTCACCAGCAAGATGGGCATCACCGACCTGGGTTATGTGGGTAACCAACCCAACCAGTGGAACGGCGTGCCGCAAGACGTGTTGGATCAGTATGGCTTGAAGTACGATGAGCGCACGCTGGAGATCAGCGTGAAGTTCGATGCGTAG
- a CDS encoding Gfo/Idh/MocA family protein, whose translation MPLKKTTIPSVSRRNFMKQAGLAAAAFTIVPRHVLGGVGYKAPSDKIYVAGIGAGGKGEGDIAQFAKSGKAEIAFLCDVDDRRAAKSVAAFPKAKYYKDYRIMLEKEHKSIDAVSVSTPDHNHAVQAMAAMQLGKHVYVQKPLTHDIFEARALTEAAKKYKVVTQMGNQGSSGDGVRQLMEWYNAGTIGDVHTVYCWTNRPVWPQGIAWSENKAQVPKELDWDLWLGTAPYKDFVDKLVPFNWRGWWDYGTGALGDMGCHIVEPPFRVLGLKYPTDVTASVGSVYVDEFKRGYFPDSCPPSSYVILTFPGQNGKSDIKMHWMDGGIQPPRPEELGPNETMGDGGNGVIFIGTKGKMMCGTYGMYPSLLPTSKNNEVKVTQTIKRVPNGAEGHYAQWVEACLAGYGKMEVSSPFEIAGPLTETVLMGNLAIRSHDVRYPKKDKPDQFDYPGRNIKLLWDGANMKVTNFDDANQFVKREYRNGWKLS comes from the coding sequence ATGCCTTTAAAGAAAACGACCATTCCTTCGGTAAGCCGCAGGAATTTCATGAAGCAAGCCGGGCTTGCTGCAGCGGCCTTTACCATTGTGCCCCGTCATGTACTGGGCGGTGTGGGATATAAGGCCCCCAGCGACAAAATTTATGTAGCCGGCATTGGTGCGGGCGGAAAAGGCGAAGGCGACATTGCCCAGTTCGCGAAAAGCGGCAAGGCAGAGATCGCATTCCTTTGTGATGTGGACGATCGCCGCGCGGCGAAATCCGTTGCCGCCTTCCCGAAAGCGAAGTACTACAAGGACTATCGCATCATGCTCGAGAAAGAACACAAGAGCATCGATGCGGTTTCGGTCTCCACCCCCGACCACAACCACGCGGTGCAGGCCATGGCCGCCATGCAATTGGGCAAACACGTCTACGTTCAAAAACCTTTGACGCACGACATCTTTGAAGCCCGCGCATTGACGGAGGCTGCCAAGAAATACAAGGTCGTTACCCAAATGGGCAACCAGGGCTCGTCCGGCGACGGCGTGCGCCAATTGATGGAGTGGTACAACGCCGGCACGATCGGCGACGTGCACACCGTCTATTGCTGGACCAACCGCCCCGTTTGGCCACAAGGCATAGCATGGTCTGAAAACAAAGCACAAGTACCCAAAGAATTGGATTGGGATCTGTGGCTCGGCACCGCTCCCTACAAGGATTTTGTAGACAAGCTCGTTCCCTTTAACTGGCGCGGCTGGTGGGATTATGGCACCGGCGCCCTGGGCGACATGGGTTGCCACATTGTGGAACCACCGTTCCGCGTGTTGGGATTGAAATATCCCACGGATGTGACCGCCAGCGTCGGCAGCGTTTATGTTGACGAATTCAAACGCGGCTATTTCCCCGACAGCTGTCCTCCTTCTTCCTATGTGATCCTGACCTTCCCCGGCCAAAACGGAAAGTCGGACATCAAGATGCACTGGATGGACGGCGGCATTCAGCCCCCCAGACCCGAAGAACTGGGCCCCAACGAAACGATGGGCGACGGCGGCAACGGCGTGATCTTCATCGGCACAAAAGGCAAGATGATGTGCGGTACCTATGGTATGTACCCCAGCTTGCTGCCCACCTCGAAGAACAACGAAGTGAAAGTGACACAAACCATCAAGCGCGTTCCCAACGGCGCAGAAGGTCACTATGCTCAATGGGTGGAAGCGTGTCTCGCCGGCTACGGCAAAATGGAAGTGAGCTCCCCGTTCGAGATCGCCGGTCCGCTGACCGAAACGGTGTTGATGGGCAACCTCGCCATCCGCAGCCACGACGTGCGCTACCCGAAGAAAGACAAACCCGATCAGTTCGACTACCCCGGCCGCAACATCAAGTTGCTCTGGGATGGCGCAAACATGAAGGTGACCAACTTCGACGATGCCAACCAGTTTGTGAAACGCGAATACCGCAACGGGTGGAAGCTTTCATAG